One window from the genome of Cryobacterium sp. GrIS_2_6 encodes:
- a CDS encoding substrate-binding domain-containing protein, translating into MKRSYRAITTVGVAAAFAISMTACSTTASTGSATTATAKKDITIAFVMGAESDPFFQAMKVGAEDEAKAEGVKLIWQGDPAKYSAETQIPIVDAVLAQQPTGLVLIPTDPKALQASVAKATAAGIPVVNVDTHVSDLKDVVSFITGDNADGGSKAADALATQIGYKTGGSYKVVVGLTSATATTNVSRLDGFKAQVAAKYPGVEIVDVAYSESNPETAATNVSNWLTKYPDLNGIFAIDGTNASGAAAALESKGLSGKIGLVGYDAYPDNVAKIKSGIFTALVAQDPAAEARLAIKTLVEFINTGKTATEHEVVIPNVVLDSKTSDADFAKYTYVK; encoded by the coding sequence ATGAAGCGTTCTTACCGAGCGATCACCACCGTCGGCGTCGCTGCCGCATTCGCCATCTCGATGACTGCCTGCTCCACGACGGCGAGCACCGGTTCGGCGACGACGGCCACCGCGAAGAAGGACATCACCATCGCGTTCGTGATGGGCGCTGAGTCCGACCCGTTCTTCCAAGCCATGAAGGTCGGCGCCGAGGACGAAGCCAAGGCCGAGGGCGTCAAGCTCATCTGGCAGGGCGATCCGGCCAAGTACTCCGCCGAAACGCAGATCCCGATCGTCGACGCCGTGCTCGCACAGCAGCCCACCGGCCTCGTGCTCATCCCGACCGACCCGAAGGCCCTGCAGGCCTCGGTGGCCAAGGCCACAGCGGCCGGCATCCCCGTCGTCAACGTCGACACCCACGTCTCCGACCTCAAGGACGTCGTCAGCTTCATCACCGGCGACAACGCCGACGGCGGTTCCAAGGCCGCTGACGCGCTCGCGACCCAGATCGGCTACAAGACCGGCGGCTCATACAAGGTCGTCGTCGGACTCACCAGCGCCACCGCCACGACCAACGTGAGCCGCCTCGACGGCTTCAAGGCCCAGGTCGCCGCGAAGTACCCCGGCGTGGAAATCGTCGACGTCGCCTACTCCGAGTCCAACCCTGAGACGGCTGCCACGAACGTGAGCAACTGGCTGACCAAGTACCCGGACCTGAACGGCATCTTCGCGATCGACGGCACGAACGCTTCCGGCGCGGCTGCCGCGCTCGAGTCGAAGGGCCTCAGCGGCAAGATCGGCCTCGTTGGCTATGACGCATACCCGGACAACGTCGCCAAGATCAAGTCGGGCATCTTCACCGCCCTTGTCGCCCAGGACCCGGCCGCCGAGGCACGCCTGGCCATCAAGACCCTCGTCGAATTCATCAACACCGGC